A region from the Triticum aestivum cultivar Chinese Spring chromosome 3D, IWGSC CS RefSeq v2.1, whole genome shotgun sequence genome encodes:
- the LOC123077987 gene encoding 60S ribosomal protein L18a-like protein has product MSGDEVAKAKAAAAGVGGVGEYGTFHGPPSYPPPRPPVGHPQPAPPPGLHGQREPNSRHRGGYQAGNAQDYEAGARGHKHDRLPCFGIGMGWFLFVLGFFLGAIPWYVGAFLLWCSRVDYREKPGYVACTIAAVLATIAVIIGATAGAHVY; this is encoded by the exons ATGAGCGGGGACGAGGTTGCGAAggccaaggctgccgccgccggcgtcggcggCGTAGGGGAGTACGGGACGTTCCATGGTCCGCCCAGCTACCCGCCCCCGCGCCCGCCCGTCGGGCACCCGcagcccgccccgccgcccggcctcCACGGCCAGCGCGAGCCCAACTCGCGCCACCGCGGCGGGTACCAGGCCGGGAACG CTCAAGATTACGAAGCAGGTGCCCGTGGACATAAACATGACCGCCTTCCATGCTTTGGTATTGGCATGGGATGGTTTCT ATTCGTACTCGGTTTCTTTCTTGGTGCCATCCCCTGGTATGTCGGAGCATTTCTGTTGTGGTGTTCCAGAGTGGATTACAGGGAGAAACCAGGATATGTGGCATGCACAATAGCG GCTGTCCTTGCTACAATTGCcgtcatcatcggggcaactgctGGAGCTCACGTTTATTGA
- the LOC123077986 gene encoding GDSL esterase/lipase At4g10955, with protein MHRHSSAQEAQAMGSNGGGAKPPAWEFHTTGPRNLSSPGRSAWKNPNYRRIAISCLVQAAYVLEFDRQENRTGETAIAPNWWKPFKYKLVRLLIDSRDGSIYGALLEWDQVAALSDWIMRRPVGAPKAVLALRGTVLKQSTVARDLEDDLRYFAQESLRGSVRFAGALEVLKSAIDKHGSNNVCVAGHSLGAGYAMQVGKTLAKDGVFVECHLFNPPSVSLGLGLRKLQDKVDKVLKRYISGSSSNAGEISHPGEKGETVSEIGEENLIKEVKRWVPNLYINNSDYICCFYVDRSGVPTVTAEKRGDGHPEARAKVFVIAKGPQKFLKAHGLQQWWMDDSELHLAVNESKLMYKHLKSLYVKET; from the exons ATGCACCGCCACTCCTCCGCCCAAGAGGCGCAGGCGATGGGCAGCAACGGAGGCGGCGCCAAGCCGCCGGCGTGGGAGTTCCACACCACGGGGCCTCGCAACCTCTCCAGCCCCGGCCGCTCTGCCTG GAAAAATCCCAACTACAGAAGAATTGCAATTTCATGTTTAGTGCAGGCAGCGTACGTATTGGAGTTTGACAGGCAAGAGAACAGAACTGGTGAAACTGCCATTGCTCCTAACTGGTGGAAGCCATTTAAATACAAGCTGGTGCGCCTTCTAATTGATTCCAGAGACGGATCCATATATGGGGCACTTCTAGAATGGGACCAGGTTGCTGCACTATCAGACTGGATAATGCGGAGACCTGTTGGTGCTCCAAAGGCTGTCCTGGCACTGAGGGGAACTGTCCTGAAGCAGTCAACTGTTGCGAGAGACTTGGAGGATGACCTCAGGTACTTTGCTCAGGAGAGCTTGAGGGGTTCTGTCAGGTTCGCTGGAGCACTGGAGGTGCTCAAGTCGGCAATCGATAAGCATGGAAGCAACAATGTGTGCGTTGCTGGGCATTCCCTAGGGGCCGGATATGCGATGCAGGTTGGTAAGACTTTGGCGAAGGACGGAGTCTTCGTAGAATGCCACTTGTTTAACCCACCATCAGTGTCACTCGGCCTGGGCCTGAGGAAGCTTCAGGATAAAGTCGACAAGGTGTTGAAGCGATACATCAGCGGCAGCTCTTCGAACGCCGGTGAAATTTCTCACCCGGGAGAGAAGGGGGAAACTGTCTCTGAAATTGGAGAAGAGAATCTGATCAAGGAGGTGAAGAGATGGGTGCCCAACCTGTACATCAACAACAGCGACTACATTTGCTGCTTCTACGTTGACCGTAGTGGCGTACCCACTGTTACTGCAGAGAAGCGTGGCGATGGTCACCCTGAGGCACGTGCCAAGGTTTTTGTGATTGCTAAAGGTCCTCAGAAATTTCTAAAAGCTCATGGGCTGCAGCAATGGTGGATGGATGATTCCGAGCTCCATCTGGCTGTGAATGAGAGCAAGCTCATGTATAAGCACCTCAAGTCCCTGTATGTGAAAGAAACGTAG